A window of Nodosilinea sp. FACHB-141 contains these coding sequences:
- a CDS encoding serine hydrolase has translation MAQYDDPRNPFSAGRPPAGSPWGESNPGPSPGRDGLQLPGEADSGGWGNDGQQRPSPEARRRNQWRQHQQLAPDFGSAPVEPDEPVIRSTARNASLPTFRRGPAQPQPSSPKPAAPKGRIFEPRPARVVQAAPPSPPRPGAPPLQMHPHSIHPSTLNPNGAIAPAGGQTVARALPPNVTPLRPQSRRAAIAPTAPLTQRAGLSAPGVLEEAASPGGAGDSSLPPRRSRAATARRRLANPPLPLLYLIRLIILGVGVAAIAGTLLSVLSPSNVAAPGEATPAAAQAKPGRAAGGSLVQGTAATVADLRLTGEISHLKGELEQLATLTPGLTPVSFAVDLDSGQYIDLGGAEPVASASTIKVPILVAFLQQVDAGTLALNQSMALQEEYMANGSGTLRGEAVGTEYTALDIATRMIVTSDNTATNMMIASLGGIEALNQTFTAWGLEHTVLRNALPDLDGTNTTSAKDLTLLMALIDQGGLLTPRSRDRLFSIMQRTENESLIPSGIRDGSLLANKTGDIEAMLGDVALVDVPNGKRYALAVLVQRPSNDGRASELIRRMTETIHAEMAQPVAPVGGSGATPAPLSPPGEFETEPLPEAFETQPPQEYEDPYSPAPVDLAPPDRAPARDEIPPG, from the coding sequence ATGGCACAGTACGACGATCCTCGCAATCCATTTTCGGCAGGCCGTCCTCCGGCGGGCTCGCCCTGGGGAGAGTCGAACCCCGGGCCTAGCCCTGGTCGCGACGGGCTTCAGCTGCCGGGCGAAGCTGACTCCGGCGGCTGGGGCAACGACGGGCAGCAGCGCCCGTCGCCCGAGGCCCGCCGTCGCAACCAGTGGCGGCAGCACCAGCAGCTTGCCCCCGACTTTGGCTCAGCCCCAGTGGAGCCCGACGAGCCGGTCATTCGCTCCACCGCTCGCAACGCTTCGTTGCCAACCTTCCGCCGGGGTCCAGCCCAGCCCCAGCCCAGCAGCCCCAAGCCCGCTGCCCCCAAGGGGCGGATCTTTGAGCCTCGCCCGGCTCGCGTGGTTCAGGCGGCTCCGCCGAGCCCGCCTCGCCCTGGTGCCCCGCCGCTGCAAATGCACCCCCACAGCATTCACCCCAGCACCTTGAATCCCAACGGTGCGATCGCCCCAGCGGGAGGGCAGACCGTCGCCAGAGCCCTGCCCCCCAACGTCACCCCCCTACGTCCTCAGTCTCGGCGCGCGGCGATCGCCCCCACTGCTCCCCTAACCCAGCGGGCTGGCCTATCGGCCCCTGGTGTGCTGGAAGAGGCGGCTAGCCCTGGCGGCGCAGGCGACAGTTCGTTGCCGCCCCGACGATCGCGGGCGGCGACGGCCCGGCGACGGCTGGCTAACCCGCCCCTGCCGCTGCTCTACCTGATTCGGTTGATTATTTTGGGTGTGGGAGTAGCGGCGATCGCCGGCACCCTGCTATCGGTGCTCAGTCCCAGCAACGTGGCCGCCCCTGGAGAAGCTACCCCCGCCGCCGCCCAGGCTAAGCCCGGTCGCGCCGCTGGTGGTTCTCTGGTGCAGGGCACCGCTGCCACCGTGGCCGATCTGCGCCTGACCGGCGAAATTTCTCATCTCAAGGGCGAGCTTGAGCAGCTGGCCACCCTGACTCCGGGTCTCACCCCGGTCAGCTTTGCTGTCGACCTTGATTCGGGCCAGTATATTGACCTGGGCGGAGCCGAACCCGTTGCCTCGGCTAGCACCATTAAGGTGCCAATTTTGGTGGCCTTTTTGCAGCAGGTCGACGCGGGCACTCTAGCCCTTAACCAATCCATGGCCCTGCAAGAGGAGTACATGGCGAACGGCTCAGGCACCCTGCGCGGTGAAGCGGTGGGCACCGAATACACCGCCCTAGACATCGCCACTCGCATGATTGTGACCAGCGACAACACCGCCACTAACATGATGATTGCCTCCCTGGGAGGCATTGAGGCGCTCAACCAGACCTTTACCGCCTGGGGGCTAGAGCACACCGTGCTGCGCAACGCTCTGCCTGACCTAGACGGCACCAACACCACCAGCGCCAAAGACCTGACTCTGCTGATGGCCCTGATTGACCAGGGGGGGCTGCTGACGCCCAGGTCGCGCGATCGCCTATTCAGCATCATGCAGCGCACCGAGAATGAAAGCCTGATTCCCTCTGGCATTCGCGATGGCTCACTGCTAGCCAACAAAACCGGCGATATCGAGGCCATGCTGGGCGATGTGGCCCTAGTCGATGTGCCCAACGGCAAGCGCTACGCCCTAGCCGTACTGGTGCAGCGCCCCTCCAACGACGGCCGCGCCAGCGAGCTCATCCGCCGCATGACCGAAACCATCCACGCCGAAATGGCTCAGCCTGTGGCCCCCGTTGGCGGCAGCGGCGCCACCCCCGCCCCGCTCAGCCCCCCAGGAGAATTTGAGACTGAACCT
- a CDS encoding RNA methyltransferase, with protein MGIWQLDHIRIVLVEPAGPLNVGAAARVMKNMGLRQLVLVNPQCDPASEEAQRMAVHGGDVLAAATTVLSLPEAIEGCERAIATTGRLHRQDQPLELPETALPWLLPPTPVKSFAAALIFGPEDRGLSNDELIYAQRWVRIPASDSYPSLNLAQAVAVCAYLLHRVAMAEALGAAFPAVGVAATTGHLAPLEQIEGFYQDLEIVLLKIGYLYPHTAASRMAKLRRLLHRAGPDRQELAMLRGVLRQINWAASQAPKND; from the coding sequence ATGGGCATTTGGCAGCTCGATCACATTCGCATCGTCTTGGTCGAGCCAGCAGGGCCGCTGAACGTAGGTGCCGCCGCGCGGGTTATGAAGAACATGGGTCTGCGCCAGCTGGTGCTGGTCAATCCTCAGTGTGACCCGGCCTCGGAGGAGGCCCAGCGCATGGCGGTGCACGGCGGCGATGTGCTGGCGGCGGCGACTACGGTGTTGAGTCTGCCTGAGGCGATCGAGGGGTGTGAGCGGGCGATCGCCACCACCGGCCGCCTGCACCGTCAAGATCAGCCCCTAGAGCTGCCGGAGACCGCTCTGCCCTGGCTGCTGCCCCCTACGCCAGTCAAGAGTTTTGCCGCCGCCCTGATTTTTGGCCCCGAAGACCGGGGACTGAGCAACGACGAGCTGATCTATGCCCAGCGCTGGGTGCGCATTCCGGCCAGCGACAGCTATCCGTCGTTAAATCTGGCCCAAGCGGTGGCGGTTTGTGCCTACTTGCTCCATCGGGTGGCAATGGCTGAGGCGCTAGGGGCAGCGTTTCCGGCCGTGGGGGTGGCGGCGACGACGGGGCATTTGGCCCCTCTGGAGCAGATAGAGGGCTTTTATCAAGATTTGGAAATCGTTTTGCTGAAAATCGGTTATCTTTACCCCCATACCGCCGCAAGCCGCATGGCTAAACTGCGGCGATTGCTGCATCGAGCCGGTCCCGATCGCCAAGAATTGGCTATGCTTAGGGGCGTTTTGCGGCAGATCAACTGGGCAGCCAGCCAGGCTCCCAAGAACGACTAA
- a CDS encoding response regulator transcription factor: MLILIVEDEAEIARLIRLYLEKEGFTCEVCDDGETALRYQQTLQPDLMILDVMLPKLDGLEVCARVRQGPGAKDPYILMLTARGEEIDRIIGLSTGADDYLVKPFSPRELVARVRALLRRSLRHSQEAPAQTYRTAHFSLDLDQRTAHRQLDSGDLELLDLTPLEFDLLSTFMSYPGRVWSRHHLIEKLWGEDFFGDERVVDTHIARLRKKVEPDSSQPTFVKTVTGVGYRFEDETA, translated from the coding sequence GTGCTGATTCTAATTGTGGAAGACGAAGCCGAAATTGCCCGCCTGATTCGGCTTTACCTCGAAAAAGAGGGTTTTACCTGTGAAGTCTGTGACGACGGCGAAACTGCCCTGCGCTACCAGCAGACTCTCCAGCCCGATCTGATGATTCTCGACGTCATGCTGCCCAAGCTCGACGGTCTGGAGGTGTGCGCCCGCGTGCGCCAGGGGCCCGGGGCCAAAGACCCCTACATTCTCATGCTCACCGCCCGGGGTGAAGAAATTGATCGCATTATTGGTCTGTCTACTGGGGCCGACGACTATCTAGTCAAGCCCTTTAGCCCCAGGGAACTGGTGGCCCGGGTACGAGCCCTGCTGCGCCGCAGCCTGCGCCACAGCCAGGAGGCCCCCGCACAGACCTACCGCACGGCTCACTTTAGCCTCGACCTCGACCAGCGCACCGCCCATCGCCAGCTTGACTCTGGTGACTTAGAACTGCTCGATCTCACCCCTTTAGAATTTGACCTGCTGTCCACCTTCATGAGCTACCCCGGCCGGGTCTGGAGCCGCCACCACCTGATCGAAAAACTCTGGGGCGAGGACTTCTTTGGCGACGAGCGCGTCGTCGATACCCACATTGCCCGCCTGCGTAAAAAGGTTGAACCCGACTCGTCGCAGCCTACCTTTGTCAAAACTGTGACCGGCGTGGGCTATCGGTTTGAGGATGAGACAGCCTAG